The Drosophila innubila isolate TH190305 chromosome 3R unlocalized genomic scaffold, UK_Dinn_1.0 2_E_3R, whole genome shotgun sequence genome has a segment encoding these proteins:
- the LOC117791191 gene encoding uncharacterized protein LOC117791191 isoform X2 — MAKAITIVISCALGCALVMLLSRSKGNMNESYQLLRATTTATTAPISGSDSGSHVSEDGDASIEPAVNLSRNHILLLHRKKRYLLFPEGSSFQLVFDLIIPIVDYTNFAILGITCAVAWELPSKPPSELLDNLRTRLNDGTLGTVRRNDSIQQPPQQKQKMDPMDNRDFIRTATNWQSMHAPPSAASTSTYASNAHRYSYYTNVQNGGGDTSVYANSPNGEQAAGRPTNWHARQSIAKWRQWADISSPAVSSTTPSPSADWSDNWWQRNKARVQQNWRQKQQKWNSYEQTTRSYSYTQRPRQMLQEPPKHHIYPVFGKRRRRRRDELQQLNDDVIEQVHLRQHLSSRGVLFGKIERLYKSRQLNGTACIQRALCESAQRQENVDRPQSFIMELLSVIFQLPGSNEAGEALINIPAHYLEAHRERGNCRQLFADCSHTFWHE, encoded by the exons ATGGCAAAAGCCATTACAATTGTAATTAGCTGTGCACTTGGCTGTGCCTTGGTAATGCTGCTGAGTCGCAGCAAAGGAAATATGAATGAATCATATCAATTGTTAAGAGCCACAACAACTGCGACAACAGCTCCAATTTCTGGCTCTGATTCTGGTTCCCATGTGTCTGAAGATGGGGATGCATCCATTGAGCCTGCCGTAAATTTATCGCGTAATCATATTTTGCTGCTGCATCGTAAGAAGCGATATCTGTTGTTTCCCGAAGGCAGCTCGTTTCAGCTGGTCTTTGATTTAATCATACCGATTGTGGACTATACGAACTTTGCCATTCTTGGCATCACCTGTGCTGTTGCCTGGGAACTGCCCAGCAAGCCACCCAGCGAGCTGTTGGACAACCTGCGCACCCGCCTAAATGATGGCACACTCGGCACTGTGAGACGCAACGACAGCATCCAACAGCCGCCACAGCAGAAGCAAAAGATGGATCCAATGGACAATAGGGACTTCATTCGAACCGCCACTAATTGGCAGTCAATGCATGCGCCACCATCAGCTGCATCCACATCGACATATGCATCCAATGCCCATAGATACTCGTACTATACGAATGTACAGAATGGCGGCGGGGACACATCCGTTTATGCAAATTCGCCTAATGGAGAACAGGCAGCTGGGAGGCCGACTAATTGGCATGCGCGACAGTCAATAGCAAAGTGGCGACAGTGGGCAGACATATCTTCTCCAGCTGTTTCATCAACCACTCCATCTCCATCTGCCGACTGGTCAGACAATTGGTGGCAGCGCAACAAAGCACGCGTTCAACAAAATTGGCGtcaaaagcagcaaaagtGGAATTCCTACGAGCAGACAACCAGAAg ttacagttacacGCAGCGTCCACGTCAGATGTTACAGGAACCACCCAAGCACCACATTTATCCGGTATTTGGCAAACGACGTCGCCGACGTCGCGACGAACTGCAGCAACTGAACGATGACGTCATCGAGCAAGTGCACCTGCGTCAACATCTCAGCTCCCGTGGAGTGCTCTTCGGAAAGATCGAACGTTTGTACAAGTC AAGACAACTAAATGGCACCGCCTGTATTCAGCGTGCACTCTGTGAGTCGGCACAGCGTCAAGAGAATGTGGACAGACCACAGAGTTTTATTATGGAACTGCTATCGGTCATCTTTCAATTGCCCGGCAGCAATGAAGCCGGAGAAGCACTGATAAACATCCCAGCACATTACCTGGAGGCACATCGGGAACGTGGCAACTGTCGACAATTATTTGCCGATTGCAGTCACACATTTTGGcatgaataa
- the LOC117791191 gene encoding uncharacterized protein LOC117791191 isoform X1, with protein sequence MAKAITIVISCALGCALVMLLSRSKGNMNESYQLLRATTTATTAPISGSDSGSHVSEDGDASIEPAVNLSRNHILLLHRKKRYLLFPEGSSFQLVFDLIIPIVDYTNFAILGITCAVAWELPSKPPSELLDNLRTRLNDGTLGTVRRNDSIQQPPQQKQKMDPMDNRDFIRTATNWQSMHAPPSAASTSTYASNAHRYSYYTNVQNGGGDTSVYANSPNGEQAAGRPTNWHARQSIAKWRQWADISSPAVSSTTPSPSADWSDNWWQRNKARVQQNWRQKQQKWNSYEQTTRSSYSYTQRPRQMLQEPPKHHIYPVFGKRRRRRRDELQQLNDDVIEQVHLRQHLSSRGVLFGKIERLYKSRQLNGTACIQRALCESAQRQENVDRPQSFIMELLSVIFQLPGSNEAGEALINIPAHYLEAHRERGNCRQLFADCSHTFWHE encoded by the exons ATGGCAAAAGCCATTACAATTGTAATTAGCTGTGCACTTGGCTGTGCCTTGGTAATGCTGCTGAGTCGCAGCAAAGGAAATATGAATGAATCATATCAATTGTTAAGAGCCACAACAACTGCGACAACAGCTCCAATTTCTGGCTCTGATTCTGGTTCCCATGTGTCTGAAGATGGGGATGCATCCATTGAGCCTGCCGTAAATTTATCGCGTAATCATATTTTGCTGCTGCATCGTAAGAAGCGATATCTGTTGTTTCCCGAAGGCAGCTCGTTTCAGCTGGTCTTTGATTTAATCATACCGATTGTGGACTATACGAACTTTGCCATTCTTGGCATCACCTGTGCTGTTGCCTGGGAACTGCCCAGCAAGCCACCCAGCGAGCTGTTGGACAACCTGCGCACCCGCCTAAATGATGGCACACTCGGCACTGTGAGACGCAACGACAGCATCCAACAGCCGCCACAGCAGAAGCAAAAGATGGATCCAATGGACAATAGGGACTTCATTCGAACCGCCACTAATTGGCAGTCAATGCATGCGCCACCATCAGCTGCATCCACATCGACATATGCATCCAATGCCCATAGATACTCGTACTATACGAATGTACAGAATGGCGGCGGGGACACATCCGTTTATGCAAATTCGCCTAATGGAGAACAGGCAGCTGGGAGGCCGACTAATTGGCATGCGCGACAGTCAATAGCAAAGTGGCGACAGTGGGCAGACATATCTTCTCCAGCTGTTTCATCAACCACTCCATCTCCATCTGCCGACTGGTCAGACAATTGGTGGCAGCGCAACAAAGCACGCGTTCAACAAAATTGGCGtcaaaagcagcaaaagtGGAATTCCTACGAGCAGACAACCAGAAg cagttacagttacacGCAGCGTCCACGTCAGATGTTACAGGAACCACCCAAGCACCACATTTATCCGGTATTTGGCAAACGACGTCGCCGACGTCGCGACGAACTGCAGCAACTGAACGATGACGTCATCGAGCAAGTGCACCTGCGTCAACATCTCAGCTCCCGTGGAGTGCTCTTCGGAAAGATCGAACGTTTGTACAAGTC AAGACAACTAAATGGCACCGCCTGTATTCAGCGTGCACTCTGTGAGTCGGCACAGCGTCAAGAGAATGTGGACAGACCACAGAGTTTTATTATGGAACTGCTATCGGTCATCTTTCAATTGCCCGGCAGCAATGAAGCCGGAGAAGCACTGATAAACATCCCAGCACATTACCTGGAGGCACATCGGGAACGTGGCAACTGTCGACAATTATTTGCCGATTGCAGTCACACATTTTGGcatgaataa
- the LOC117792740 gene encoding LOW QUALITY PROTEIN: uncharacterized protein LOC117792740 (The sequence of the model RefSeq protein was modified relative to this genomic sequence to represent the inferred CDS: substituted 1 base at 1 genomic stop codon) yields MWIRNKRRSNPPAGCLLVPLLLTLLLVVCLGDALKSGEGFELPTVSPVLNVVENAGSDVSSDFEQLIEAKLNESVSGTRQTDELLSRKRRYLVFPEGSSFQMVFDEIICVVDYTNYLVLGITVALAWELPSKPPSEALEDLLTKLEDGTIDISRNDTVSNITYVDDTTKPATQINNNNYKPNYINLANGGGGGGGAGGTAGGASSSYNSYYSSSPVFRTPMHPSHQYADSYYRRPSAPARRKDNFYYTYNNRPMTSSRNPFDKWSQLQSSAQNSRYPYWALASQXKNIYYGPPQGKRQQKVPRISNKARHHQIYPVFGKRSIPDAVNPHHRQRRSGISSTHDHNLTRMEKHQIKYHRNSRQTLYERIEKYLNKRGQNGHQCVLRTLCETGQKSGEREPGSFVGELLRAVFTIPEALDQEPVAHRDTHYDKAHFHDGDCAALYPECKHSIWDAPFIQ; encoded by the exons ATGTGGATCAGGaacaaaagaagaagcaaTCCTCCAGCTGGTTGTTTACTCGTACCGTTACTGCTGACACTGCTGCTCGTTGTCTGCTTGGGAGATGCACTCAAATCCGGTGAAGGCTTTGAGCTGCCAACTGTTAGTCCAGTGCTGAATGTGGTCGAGAATGCTGGGAGCGATGTCAGTTCGGATTTTGAGCAGCTCATCGAGGCGAAACTTAACGAATCAGTGAGTGGAACAAGGCAGACGGATGAGCTGCTCTCCAGGAAGCGGCGCTACTTGGTATTTCCGGAGGGCAGCTCCTTTCAAATGG TTTTCGATGAGATTATCTGCGTTGTGGATTACACCAACTATCTGGTGCTGGGTATTACCGTTGCCTTGGCTTGGGAATTGCCCAGTAAGCCGCCCAGTGAAGCACTTGAGGATCTGCTAACCAAACTGGAGGACGGCACAATAGACATAAGTCGCAATGACACTGTGTCCAACATAACCTATGTAGATGATACTACCAAGCCGGCAACgcaaatcaacaacaataattacaaGCCGAACTACATCAACTTGGCGAAtggaggtggaggaggaggaggagcaggaggaacAGCGGGAGGGGCAAGTAGCTCCTACAATTCGTACTACAGCAGTTCGCCCGTCTTTCGTACTCCCATGCACCCATCGCATCAGTATGCGGATAGCTATTATAGACGACCCAGTGCACCAGCCAGGCGTAAGGACAACTTCTACTACACATATAATAACCGACCCATGACCAGCAGTCGTAACCCCTTCGATAAATGGTCACAGCTCCAAAGTTCAGCCCAGAACTCACGGTATCCCTACTGGGCCTTGGCTTCACAGTAA AAGAACATCTATTATGGTCCGCCCCAGGGAAAACGTCAGCAGAAAGTCCCACGAATTTCAAATAAAGCACGACATCACCAAATTTATCCCGTGTTTGGCAAACGCAGCATTCCTGATGCAGTCAATCCCCATCATCGCCAGAGACGAAGTGGCATCTCCAGTACGCACGATCATAATCTAACCAGGATGGAAAAGCACCAAATCAAGTATCATCGGAACAGTCGACAAACGTTGTACGAAAGAATCGAAAAGTATCTCAATAA ACGCGGTCAAAATGGTCATCAGTGTGTGCTACGTACTCTATGTGAGACTGGTCAAAAGTCTGGTGAAAGGGAACCTGGCAGCTTTGTTGGCGAACTGCTACGTGCGGTATTTACAATACCAGAGGCTTTGGATCAGGAACCCGTTGCCCATCGGGATACGCACTACGACAAGGCACATTTCCATGACGGCGACTGTGCTGCACTTTATCCAGAATGCAAACACTCCATCTGGGATGCACCATTCATACAATAA
- the LOC117792750 gene encoding uncharacterized protein LOC117792750 produces the protein MRCCHLIQLLGQLSIVSLVLAFADSNRTELNHVVERVFSRQKRFVLFPKGSNLKFTGSMSKGLLSKFPKGVSMNIEQACYFPVPSSREDVYPKRFRPRTTTTPAPLTTTEPTYVWIAGTDWRFKATPLKKPMPLKLHQRIDHRPHVDPAKWKQYGQQYKDRTPANKYAPGKSGKYGQQYQNWNPADKYEKKYKNWMPAERYKEPGKWSKWTTVSPHWSNYGKRWHRSAEDQEPYDPEIADYEAVHYPDLSHLTSWRHYHGHRDRRQLFEQFGAFTKLLGIDMKACILRAICDSKRLLLPPGYSMLQDIVRLIFTMPTISGVEDDYSRIMRMDSEDCDRQFRDQCKLDILAWLLGLNKTQL, from the exons ATGCGTTGTTGTCACTTGATTCAGTTGCTCGGACAACTGTCTATTGTTAGTCTGGTCTTAGCCTTTGCTGATTCCAATAGAACAGAGTTGAATCATGTTGTGGAACGTGTTTTTTCGCGTCAAAAGAGATTTGTGCTATTTCCAAAGGGTTCGAATCTAAAATTTACTGGATCAATGAGTAAAGGTCTATTGTCAAAGTTTCCAAAGGGCGTATCGATGAACATTGAACAGGCCTGTTACTTTCCTGTACCCTCCAGTCGTGAGGATGTCTATCCGAAACGCTTCCGacccagaacaacaacaactccagcaccattaacaacaacagagcCGACATATGTTTGGATTGCGGGTACAGATTGGCGCTTTAAGGCGACACCTCTTAAGAAACCAATGCCCCTCAAATTGCATCAACGGATTGACCACAGACCTCATGTGGATCCAGCCAAGTGGAAGCAGTATGGACAGCAGTATAAAGATAGGACTCCAGCTAATAAGTATGCACCTGGGAAGTCTGGGAAGTATGGACAACAATACCAGAACTGGAACCCAGCTGATAAGTACGAAAAGAAGTACAAGAATTGGATGCCAGCTGAGAGGTATAAGGAGCCTGGAAAATGGAGCAAGTGGACTACAGTCTCACCCCATTGGAGCAACTATGGCAAACGTTGGCACAGATCTGCGGAAGATCAAGAGCCTTACGATCCCGAAATAGCCGATTATGAAGCTGTTCACTATCCAGATCTAAGCCACCTCACGAGCTGGCGACATTATCACGGGCATCGGGATCGTCGACAGCTCTTTGAGCAATTTGGAGCATTTACAAAGCT TCTTGGCATTGACATGAAGGCTTGTATTCTGAGGGCCATCTGCGATAGCAAACGTTTGCTGCTGCCACCTGGTTACTCCATGCTCCAGGACATTGTGCGCCTAATCTTTAC CATGCCCACCATATCGGGCGTTGAAGATGACTATAGTCGCATAATGCGCATGGATTCGGAGGATTGTGATCGTCAGTTTCGTGATCAATGTAAATTGGATATATTGGCCTGGCTGCTTGGCTTGAATAAAACACAATTGTAG
- the LOC117791445 gene encoding uncharacterized protein LOC117791445 has protein sequence MLRAQIFILLVLFSLSIGEINQTEKTHLKPAFERVFSRKKRAIIFPPGSFFKFTCNFGKGLLSSYPRGINFNLEEAVYFPIPGTRDDLYPKRFLPKTTTTPKPKTTTPETYVYIPGTDWRFKAQALPKKKPRPQPPKTHRIDVGSSDNPYKWQQWAKYGSSQAQKWKTSANKQWINKRKWSKWTTPAPKWTADWRNHWQRSRTRPGLIIESPSATGNYHGHRDRRQLFDHFSGLSTLFGFDVKSCILRTICDSKRLLLPPGYSMLQDMLRLVFTMPRLDGLEDDYTRIMSKDADLCARELKTKCNMNLLIWLLSGKHQ, from the exons ATGCTCCGTGCTCAAATCTTTATATTGCTGGTGCTGTTTAGTCTCAGCATCGGGGAAATCAACCAGACAGAAAAGACTCACTTGAAACCGGCTTTTGAGAGAGTTTTTAGTCGGAAGAAACGTGCCATTATTTTTCCGCCTGGgtcatttttcaaatttaccTGCAATTTTGGCAAGGGATTATTGTCATCGTATCCACGTggtattaatttcaatttggaaGAAGCTGTCTACTTTCCCATACCAGGCACCAGAGATGATCTATATCCCAAACGTTTCttgccaaaaacaacaaccacgccGAAGCCCAAGACGACGACGCCAGAGACCTATGTCTATATACCAGGAACAGATTGGCGTTTCAAGGCACAGGCTTTGCCTAAGAAGAAACCTCGTCCACAACCCCCAAAGACGCATCGCATCGATGTAGGCAGCTCTGACAATCCATATAAATGGCAGCAATGGGCCAAATATGGTTCAAGCCAGGCACAAAAATGGAAGACGAGTGCCAATAAGCAATGGATCAATAAGAGAAAATGGTCAAAGTGGACAACACCAGCTCCAAAATGGACAGCGGACTGGAGGAATCATTGGCAAAGAAGCAGAACCAGACCAGGACTCATAATTGAGTCTCCTTCCGCAACCGGAAACTATCATGGTCATCGCGATCGCAGACAGTTATTTGATCACTTCAGTGGATTGAGCACTCT TTTTGGCTTTGATGTGAAGTCCTGCATATTGCGTACCATCTGCGATTCAAAGCGTCTTCTCTTGCCTCCTGGTTATTCCATGCTACAGGATATGCTGCGATTGGTTTTCAC TATGCCTAGATTAGATGGACTGGAGGATGATTATACTCGTATCATGAGCAAAGATGCCGATCTCTGTGCACGGGAATTAAAAACTAAGTGTAATATGAACTTGTTAATTTGGTTGTTAAGTGGTAAACATCAATAa